Proteins from one Bombus pascuorum chromosome 15, iyBomPasc1.1, whole genome shotgun sequence genomic window:
- the LOC132914775 gene encoding pachytene checkpoint protein 2 homolog — protein MEGTDVLHVEICQNIDSTLSIEKIENLVYAEINALEDIALDTIMYGKDLANSTLQTHIDSIICTCSHGERTHMKVQGATLKFHVYRLTAEFAATETMENDGETLAASSHWVLPSQEFHYLWESLYFDSNIKDNLLHFVETAMIFADHNINTNIISWNKVVLLHGPPGTGKTSLCKALAQKAAIRLGNRFTHGEFVEINSHSLFSKWFSESGKLVVKLFNEIKSLLENPQALVCVLIDEVESLAHSRKSYNNGSEPTDSIRVVNALLTQLDQIKRYPNILILTTSNLSEAVDIAFVDRTDMKQYIGPPSHQAIYKIYTSCLKELMRTKLMEPEEIYDLSCLKKMGYEETFQTKNSLKLMELSQESENLSGRVLRKIPFLAHAFHLKTKKCTLSRFLRAMHIAIEREKENTEEIF, from the exons atggaaggAACCGATGTTCTGCACGTGGAAATCTGTCAAAATATCGACAG CACACTTTCtatagaaaaaatagagaatttaGTATATGCTGAAATAAATGCATTAGAGGATATTGCTTTAGATACCATTATGTATGGAAAAGACCTGGCAAACTCTACTTTACAGACTCATATTGATTCTATAATATGCACTTGCAGTCATGGAGag AGAACTCACATGAAAGTGCAAGGAGCTACTCTAAAGTTTCATGTATATAGATTAACTGCAGAGTTTGCAGCTACAGAGACAATGGAAAATGACGGAGAAACTCTTGCAGCCTCATCCCATTGGGTATTACCATCAcaagaatttcattatttatggGAGAGCCTTTATTTTGATTCCAACATAAAGGATAAC CTACTTCACTTTGTAGAAACAGCAATGATATTTGCAGAccataatattaatactaacATCATAAGTTGGAACAAAGTGGTACTATTACATGGGCCACCAGGTACAGGAAAAACTAGTTTATGTAAAGCCCTTGCTCAGAAGGCTGCTATTCGTTTAGGTAATAGATTTACACATGGCGAATTTGTTGAGATAAATAGCCATAGTTTATTTTCAAAGTGGTTTTCAGag AGTGGTAAATTGGTCGTGAAAttattcaatgaaataaaaagtctTTTAGAAAATCCGCAAGCATTAGTTTGTGTCTTGATCGATGAGGTAGAATCCCTGGCACATAGCCGGAAATCTTATAATAATGGATCGGAACCCACTGATTCCATAAGAGTAGTGAATGCCTTATTAACGCAACTAGATCAAATAAAACGAtatccaaatattttaattttaacaactAGTAATTTATCAGAGGCCGTTGACATAGCATTCGTCGATAGAACAGATATGAAGCAATATATTGGACCTCCTTCGCATCAAgctatatacaaaatttatacttCCTGTCTTAAAGAATTAATGAgg aCAAAACTAATGGAACCAGaagaaatttatgatttatcaTGCTTAAAAAAGATGGGCTATGAAGAAACATTTCAGACAAAGAACAGTCTTAAATTAATGGAGCTCAGTCAAGAGAGCGAGAACTTAAGTGGACgagttttaagaaaaataccaTTTTTAGCTCATGCTTTCcatttgaaaacaaaaaagtgTACTCTAAGTCGATTTTTAAGAGCCATGCACATAGCgattgaaagagaaaaggaaaatacagAAGAGATATTCTAA
- the LOC132914977 gene encoding vesicle-fusing ATPase 1-like isoform X1: MKAIRCPTDELSITNCAIINPDDFPDDVRHIEVTTAPNHHFVFTIKRHHEVPRGTVGFSLLQRKWATLSLNQEIEVRPYHFNPTSSTECLCTIVLEADFLQKKSTTLEPYNTDEMAKDFLLQFSGQAFTVGQQLVFQFKDKRMLGLVVKSLEAADISAISSGQNTVSKKTQMGRCLGDTVIQFEKAENSNVNLIGKAKGKVIRQSIINPDWDFQKMGIGGLDNEFSAIFRRAFASRVFPPEIVTQLGCKHVKGILLYGPPGTGKTLMARQIGTMLNAREPKIVNGPQILDKYVGESEANVRRLFADAEEEEKRLGPNSGLHIIIFDEIDAICKSRGSVAGNTGVHDTVVNQLLAKIDGVEQLNNILVIGMTNRRDMIDEALLRPGRLEVQMEISLPDEHGRFQILNIHTSRMKDYKKISPDVDLRELATLTKNFSGAELEGLVRAAQSTAMNRLIKASSKVEVDPAAMEKLMVSRTDFLHALEHDVKPAFGTSAEKLDHLLIRGIINWGKPVAEILSDGNLYIQEARSAEGSGLVSVLLEGPPNSGKTALAAQIAKNSDFPFVKVCTPEDMVGFTESAKCLLIRKIFDDAYRSQLSCILVDNIERLLDYGSIGPRYSNLTLQALLVLLKKQPPRGRKLLVLCTTSRRQVLEDMEMLSAFSTTLHVPNLSTPDHLLSVLEEMDLFNKKEIVYLHAKLQGKRVFIGIKKLLCLIDMARQVEPKYRVPKFLSKLEEEGGLE; the protein is encoded by the exons ATGAAGGCAATAAGGTGTCCTACTGATGAACTTAGCATTACAAATTGTGCTATAATCAATCCAGATGATTTCCCAGATGATGTCAG gCACATTGAAGTTACTACTGCACCAAATCATCACTTTGTATTTACTATAAAACGACATCATGAAGTACCCAGAGGAACTGTTGGATTTAGTTTACTTCAGAGGAAATGGGCCACTCTTTCCCTCAATCAGGAAATTGAAGTTCGACCATATCATTTTAATCCTACCTCCAGTACAGAATGTTTATGCACTATTGTATTAGAAGCAGACTTCTTGCAAAAAAAATC GACTACTTTGGAACCATATAATACTGATGAAATGGCTAAAGATTTTCTGTTGCAATTTTCGGGGCAGGCATTCACCGTGGGTCAACAACTGGTGTTTCAGTTCAAGGATAAAAGAATGCTTGGCCTCGTAGTTAAAAGTTTGGAAGCTGCTGATATATCTGCTATAAGTTCTGGACAAAATACAGTATCTAAAAAAACTCAAATGGGGCGTTGTTTGGGCGATACTGTTATACAGTTTGAAAAGGcagaaaattcaaatgtaaACCTTATTGGCAAAGCAAAGGGAAAAGTTATTCGCCAATCAATTATCAATCCAGATTGGGACTTTCAAAAAATGGGAATTGGTGGACTGGATAATGAATTCAGTGCTATTTTTCGAAGAGCATTTGCGTCACGAGTTTTTCCGCCAGAAATTGTTACTCAACTGGGTTGTAAGCACGTAAAAGGAATTTTATTGTATGGTCCACCAGGTACAGGTAAAACGTTAATGGCAAGGCAGATAGGAACTATGTTAAATGCTAGAGAACCCAAAATCGTCAATGGCCCTCAGATTTTGGATAAATATGTTGGAGAAAGTGAAGCTAATGTTAGACGATTATTTGCTGATGCtgaagaagaggagaagagg cTTGGACCAAATAGTggattacatataattatttttgatgaaattgaTGCTATTTGTAAATCTCGAGGAAGTGTTGCTGGAAATACAGGAGTTCATGATACTGTCGTAAATCAGTTGCTCGCAAAAATAGATGGTGTGGAgcagttaaataatattcttgttATTGGTATGACTAACAGGCGAGATATGATTGATGAAGCTTTACTACGACCTGGTAGATTAGAG GTACAAATGGAAATCAGCTTGCCTGATGAACATGGAAGATTCCAAATACTTAATATTCACACATCTAGAATGAAAGATTATAAGAAGATATCACCAGATGTTGATTTAAGAGAACTAGCCACATTAACTAAAAATTTCAGTGGTGCAGAATTAGAAGGCCTAGTTAGAGCTGCACAAAGTACTGCTATGAATAGATTAATTAAAGCTTCTAGTAAGGTAGAAGTAGATCCTGCTGCAATGGAGAAACTTATGGTTTCCAGAACTGATTTTCTTCATGCTTTGGAACATGATGTTAAACCT GCATTTGGCACAAGTGCAGAAAAATTAGATCATCTTCTTATACGTGGTATTATTAACTGGGGCAAACCAGTGGCAGAGATTTTGTCTGATGgcaatttatatattcaagAGGCACGCTCTGCTGAAGGTTCTGGTCTTGTGTCAGTTTTGTTAGAAGGACCTCCAAATAGTGGAAAAACAGCACTTGCTGCTCAAATAGCTAAAAATTCCGATTTTCCGTTCGTCAAAGTATGTACACCAGAAGATATGGTTGGTTTCACAGAATCTGCAAAATGTCTTTTAATTCGCAAG atattcGACGATGCTTATCGTTCACAACTCAGTTGTATTCTAGTTGATAATATTGAGCGTTTGTTAGATTATGGTTCTATTGGTCCACGATATTCTAACTTGACTTTACAAGCGCTGTTAGTTTTACTGAAGAAACAACCACCGCGTGGTCGTAAATTATTAGTACTTTGTACTACAAGCCGCAG ACAAGTTTTAGAGGACATGGAAATGTTGTCAGCATTTAGTACAACCCTTCATGTACCTAATTTATCAACTCCTGATCATCTCTTAAGTGTTTTAGAAGAAATGgatctatttaataaaaaagaaattgtatatttacatGCCAAACTTCAAGGAAAACG agTATTTATTGGTATAAAGAAGTTGCTATGCTTAATAGACATGGCACGTCAAGTGGAACCAAAATATAGAGTTCCAAAATTCTTATCAAAATTAGAAGAAGAAGGTGGATTGGAGTAA
- the LOC132914977 gene encoding vesicle-fusing ATPase 1-like isoform X2, whose protein sequence is MKHTHIEVTTAPNHHFVFTIKRHHEVPRGTVGFSLLQRKWATLSLNQEIEVRPYHFNPTSSTECLCTIVLEADFLQKKSTTLEPYNTDEMAKDFLLQFSGQAFTVGQQLVFQFKDKRMLGLVVKSLEAADISAISSGQNTVSKKTQMGRCLGDTVIQFEKAENSNVNLIGKAKGKVIRQSIINPDWDFQKMGIGGLDNEFSAIFRRAFASRVFPPEIVTQLGCKHVKGILLYGPPGTGKTLMARQIGTMLNAREPKIVNGPQILDKYVGESEANVRRLFADAEEEEKRLGPNSGLHIIIFDEIDAICKSRGSVAGNTGVHDTVVNQLLAKIDGVEQLNNILVIGMTNRRDMIDEALLRPGRLEVQMEISLPDEHGRFQILNIHTSRMKDYKKISPDVDLRELATLTKNFSGAELEGLVRAAQSTAMNRLIKASSKVEVDPAAMEKLMVSRTDFLHALEHDVKPAFGTSAEKLDHLLIRGIINWGKPVAEILSDGNLYIQEARSAEGSGLVSVLLEGPPNSGKTALAAQIAKNSDFPFVKVCTPEDMVGFTESAKCLLIRKIFDDAYRSQLSCILVDNIERLLDYGSIGPRYSNLTLQALLVLLKKQPPRGRKLLVLCTTSRRQVLEDMEMLSAFSTTLHVPNLSTPDHLLSVLEEMDLFNKKEIVYLHAKLQGKRVFIGIKKLLCLIDMARQVEPKYRVPKFLSKLEEEGGLE, encoded by the exons ATGAAACATAC gCACATTGAAGTTACTACTGCACCAAATCATCACTTTGTATTTACTATAAAACGACATCATGAAGTACCCAGAGGAACTGTTGGATTTAGTTTACTTCAGAGGAAATGGGCCACTCTTTCCCTCAATCAGGAAATTGAAGTTCGACCATATCATTTTAATCCTACCTCCAGTACAGAATGTTTATGCACTATTGTATTAGAAGCAGACTTCTTGCAAAAAAAATC GACTACTTTGGAACCATATAATACTGATGAAATGGCTAAAGATTTTCTGTTGCAATTTTCGGGGCAGGCATTCACCGTGGGTCAACAACTGGTGTTTCAGTTCAAGGATAAAAGAATGCTTGGCCTCGTAGTTAAAAGTTTGGAAGCTGCTGATATATCTGCTATAAGTTCTGGACAAAATACAGTATCTAAAAAAACTCAAATGGGGCGTTGTTTGGGCGATACTGTTATACAGTTTGAAAAGGcagaaaattcaaatgtaaACCTTATTGGCAAAGCAAAGGGAAAAGTTATTCGCCAATCAATTATCAATCCAGATTGGGACTTTCAAAAAATGGGAATTGGTGGACTGGATAATGAATTCAGTGCTATTTTTCGAAGAGCATTTGCGTCACGAGTTTTTCCGCCAGAAATTGTTACTCAACTGGGTTGTAAGCACGTAAAAGGAATTTTATTGTATGGTCCACCAGGTACAGGTAAAACGTTAATGGCAAGGCAGATAGGAACTATGTTAAATGCTAGAGAACCCAAAATCGTCAATGGCCCTCAGATTTTGGATAAATATGTTGGAGAAAGTGAAGCTAATGTTAGACGATTATTTGCTGATGCtgaagaagaggagaagagg cTTGGACCAAATAGTggattacatataattatttttgatgaaattgaTGCTATTTGTAAATCTCGAGGAAGTGTTGCTGGAAATACAGGAGTTCATGATACTGTCGTAAATCAGTTGCTCGCAAAAATAGATGGTGTGGAgcagttaaataatattcttgttATTGGTATGACTAACAGGCGAGATATGATTGATGAAGCTTTACTACGACCTGGTAGATTAGAG GTACAAATGGAAATCAGCTTGCCTGATGAACATGGAAGATTCCAAATACTTAATATTCACACATCTAGAATGAAAGATTATAAGAAGATATCACCAGATGTTGATTTAAGAGAACTAGCCACATTAACTAAAAATTTCAGTGGTGCAGAATTAGAAGGCCTAGTTAGAGCTGCACAAAGTACTGCTATGAATAGATTAATTAAAGCTTCTAGTAAGGTAGAAGTAGATCCTGCTGCAATGGAGAAACTTATGGTTTCCAGAACTGATTTTCTTCATGCTTTGGAACATGATGTTAAACCT GCATTTGGCACAAGTGCAGAAAAATTAGATCATCTTCTTATACGTGGTATTATTAACTGGGGCAAACCAGTGGCAGAGATTTTGTCTGATGgcaatttatatattcaagAGGCACGCTCTGCTGAAGGTTCTGGTCTTGTGTCAGTTTTGTTAGAAGGACCTCCAAATAGTGGAAAAACAGCACTTGCTGCTCAAATAGCTAAAAATTCCGATTTTCCGTTCGTCAAAGTATGTACACCAGAAGATATGGTTGGTTTCACAGAATCTGCAAAATGTCTTTTAATTCGCAAG atattcGACGATGCTTATCGTTCACAACTCAGTTGTATTCTAGTTGATAATATTGAGCGTTTGTTAGATTATGGTTCTATTGGTCCACGATATTCTAACTTGACTTTACAAGCGCTGTTAGTTTTACTGAAGAAACAACCACCGCGTGGTCGTAAATTATTAGTACTTTGTACTACAAGCCGCAG ACAAGTTTTAGAGGACATGGAAATGTTGTCAGCATTTAGTACAACCCTTCATGTACCTAATTTATCAACTCCTGATCATCTCTTAAGTGTTTTAGAAGAAATGgatctatttaataaaaaagaaattgtatatttacatGCCAAACTTCAAGGAAAACG agTATTTATTGGTATAAAGAAGTTGCTATGCTTAATAGACATGGCACGTCAAGTGGAACCAAAATATAGAGTTCCAAAATTCTTATCAAAATTAGAAGAAGAAGGTGGATTGGAGTAA